The Streptomyces sp. V4I8 genome includes the window CGGGGAGATCGTCATGACGGGGAGGGAATGGGGGGAAGCAGACCTCTGTCACTTTGCGCGCCCACATGGCACGATCCCCCGGAGCTCGTAAGTTACTGACGGGACATCAGTTTGGGGGCAGTGGTATGGGTTCGGGCAAGCACGGCCTGATCGCAGCGGCCGTGACCGTCGTCTGCGCGGTCACCGTTGCGGGAGTACCAGGCACGGCGTTCGCGGCGCCATCCCCCACCCCGACCCCGAGTGCCTCCTCGTCCACCGTGACGAACCAGGATCTTGAGGCCGTCCGCAAGAAGCTGGAGAAGCTCTACCACGCCGCGGCCGTCGCCACCGACGAGTACAACGCCGCCGAGGAGGCGGCCGAGAAGCAGTCCGCCGAGATCGTCGCGCTGGCGAAGAAGATCGTCGAAGGCCAGGAGAAGCTCGCCGAGTTGAAGAAGCGCGCGGGCGCCGCGGCCGCCGCCCAGTACCGCTCCGGTGGGCTGCCCGACGAAGCGCACCTGCTGCTCAGCGACGACCCGCAGGCGTTCCTCGACGGCACGGGCCGGGTGCTGCAGGGCCAGCGCGCGACCAAGGGGCTGCTGGCGGAAATGACCCGCACCCAGCAGGACTTGGAGCAGTACGCGAAGGACGCCTCCGCCCAGTGGCAGAAGCTGGAGGCGGGCCGCAAGGCCAAGGCCGCCGCCAAGAAGAAGATCAAGAAGCAGATCGCGGCGGCCGAAGAGGTCGAGTCCCAGTTGGAGGAGGAGGAAAAGGAGCGCCTCGCCAAGCTGGAGGCCGAAGCCGCACACAAGGCGCAGACCGCCTGGCTGGACTCCGGCATCCTGAAGGACATCAAGGGCAAGGCGTCGGAACAGGGCCGCAAGGCCGTCGAGTACGCCACCGCCCAGCTGGGCAAACCATACGAATGGGGCGCTGAGGGTCCGACGACCTACGACTGTTCAGGACTCACGTCACAGGCCTGGGCGAGCGCCGGAAGTGGCATTCCGCGCACCTCGCAGGAGCAGTGGAAGCAGCTCAAGCGGATCGACATCGAGGACATGCGCCCCGGCGATCTCATCATCTACAACGACGACGCCAGCCATGTCGCCCTGTACGTCGGCGACGGCGCGATCATCCACGCGCCACGACCGGGGCGGACGGTGACGGTCGCGGGGGCCGGGTCGATGCCGATCCTCGGGGTGGTTCGGCCCGATGCGTAAGTATTGAGGGTGACTTGTGACGGGCGAGCCGTGACCCCCGCCACGTGACCCGGCCCACGTCACATCGCTCACAAATGCCGCACTGACGTGACGTTCGTCATCCCTGGCCGTCCCCCGTCCTGTCCAACTGCGGTACGGAACGCGGCATATGACAGCGGCCAGCGCCCATCCGGCGTGCTCTACACCATTCCGTTGCGGCGCCGACAACCGCTATGGTCCCCGTCGGTGGATCGAGGACCCTCGTTCCCACCATGCCCTCGGGGGGAGGGAAGGAACTCAGACGATGCCCGTACCCATACCGCGGCAGAGAGCGATCCCGGCCGTGGAGAGTGGTCAGGCGCAGGCCGCGTCCCCAGGCGGCACCTCCACGGAAGAGGCTCCGCGTAAGGAATCCACGGTCGAGAACACCAACCACACCAACCTGACGCTGCTGCTGATCGAGGACGATCCCGGCGGCTCCGCGCTCGTGCCCGAGTTGCTCGACTCGGCCGGCAAGCCGATCCGGGTGCGCACCGCCCGCAACCTCACCGAGGCCGAGCGGCTGCTCACCGACGACGTCCACTGCATCCTGCTGGACCTCGCGCTGCCCGGCCGGACCGACGACGAGGACGAGCTGGGCGTGCTCAAGCACGTCCTGGAGCTCGCGCCCCGGCACGCCGTCCTCGCCCTCACCGCCTCCGGCGACACGGAGCGCGCCGCGGAGGCCGTGCGCGTCGGCGCCCAGGACTACCTCTTCCGGGACGAACTGGACGGGCGGCTGCTCAGCCGGGCCATCCGGTACGCCGTGGAGCGGAAACGATCCGACACGGCCGAGCGCCGGCTCGCCGAGGGCCGCCTGCGCGCCCAGGAGAACCGCCGTCTGGAGCGCGGCCTGCTGCCGACGCCGCTCCTGGAGGGCTCCTCGCTGCGTTTCGCCGCGCGGTACCGCCCGGGCCGGTCGCGCGCGCTGCTGGGCGGTGACTTCTACGACGTCGTCCGTACCGCGGACGGCACCGTGCACGCCATGATCGGCGACGTCTGCGGCCATGGGCCCGACGAGGCCGCGCTCGGTGTGGAGCTGCGGATCGCCTGGCGGGCGCTGACGCTGGCGGGGCTGTGCGGCGATGAGCTGCTGGGCACCCTGCAGCAGGTCCTGGAGCACGAGCGGGCCGACGACGAGATCTTCGCGACGCTGTGCACGGTGGACATCGCACCGGACGGCCGACGCGCCGGGCTGTGCCTGGCGGGGC containing:
- a CDS encoding C40 family peptidase, translated to MGSGKHGLIAAAVTVVCAVTVAGVPGTAFAAPSPTPTPSASSSTVTNQDLEAVRKKLEKLYHAAAVATDEYNAAEEAAEKQSAEIVALAKKIVEGQEKLAELKKRAGAAAAAQYRSGGLPDEAHLLLSDDPQAFLDGTGRVLQGQRATKGLLAEMTRTQQDLEQYAKDASAQWQKLEAGRKAKAAAKKKIKKQIAAAEEVESQLEEEEKERLAKLEAEAAHKAQTAWLDSGILKDIKGKASEQGRKAVEYATAQLGKPYEWGAEGPTTYDCSGLTSQAWASAGSGIPRTSQEQWKQLKRIDIEDMRPGDLIIYNDDASHVALYVGDGAIIHAPRPGRTVTVAGAGSMPILGVVRPDA
- a CDS encoding PP2C family protein-serine/threonine phosphatase, whose product is MPVPIPRQRAIPAVESGQAQAASPGGTSTEEAPRKESTVENTNHTNLTLLLIEDDPGGSALVPELLDSAGKPIRVRTARNLTEAERLLTDDVHCILLDLALPGRTDDEDELGVLKHVLELAPRHAVLALTASGDTERAAEAVRVGAQDYLFRDELDGRLLSRAIRYAVERKRSDTAERRLAEGRLRAQENRRLERGLLPTPLLEGSSLRFAARYRPGRSRALLGGDFYDVVRTADGTVHAMIGDVCGHGPDEAALGVELRIAWRALTLAGLCGDELLGTLQQVLEHERADDEIFATLCTVDIAPDGRRAGLCLAGHPSPLLARPGRAARLLPYDNNGPALGLLPGARWPRMQVELGAEWSLMLYTDGLIEGRVGEGRERLGQDGMVSMVRRQLAEGLRGEALLRAAVNEVRDLNGGELADDVAVLLLDRTV